The Thermoleophilum album genome contains a region encoding:
- the accC gene encoding acetyl-CoA carboxylase biotin carboxylase subunit has translation MFDKVLVANRGEIAIRVMRTLEELGIASVAVYSEPDRDAPHVRRADEAYLLGPGPAPESYLNIPKIIEVAQRAGAQAIHPGYGFLAENASFARACAEAGIVFIGPPPEAIEAMGSKTRARELMKAAGVPIVPGTTDPVESVEEAAEIAAEIGYPVAFKAAGGGGGKGFRVAESEDDLEKAFEGASREGEKFFADPTVYIERYIPDPRHVEVQILADDHGNIVYLFERDCSIQRRHQKLVEEAPGPLVTPELRERIGQIGVEAARAVGYRSAGTVEGLLSGDQYYFLEMNTRVQVEHCVTEMVTGVDIVREQIRIAAGEPISFKQEDLEIRGHAIECRINAESAAKNFAPAPGKITHYREPGGPGVRVDSGVEAGYEVLPLYDPMIAKLIVWDVDREAATRRMLRALHEYEIGGIRTLIPFHKKLLATEQWARGETCRDLLGDKKWLKTLEEPEREAAGETAPSDEPAEGEKVERRYAVEVSGRRFDVRVIGPPPAFASNGSAPAQAPATRKPPQRRRSGSSSSDGASGELVSPIQGTVLKVAVQEGAEVEQGALICVIEAMKMENEITAPVAGKVVKLGVNEGGSVSIGETIAVIQ, from the coding sequence ATGTTCGACAAGGTCCTCGTCGCAAACCGTGGAGAGATCGCGATCCGCGTGATGCGGACGCTAGAAGAGCTCGGGATCGCCAGCGTCGCCGTCTACTCCGAGCCCGACCGCGACGCGCCACACGTACGCCGTGCCGATGAGGCGTACCTGCTCGGTCCCGGTCCGGCCCCCGAGAGCTACCTGAACATCCCGAAGATCATCGAGGTCGCGCAGCGCGCGGGCGCGCAGGCGATCCATCCGGGCTACGGCTTCCTCGCCGAGAACGCGAGCTTCGCCCGCGCTTGCGCGGAGGCCGGAATCGTCTTTATCGGGCCGCCGCCGGAAGCGATCGAAGCGATGGGCTCCAAGACTCGCGCCCGCGAGCTCATGAAGGCGGCGGGCGTGCCGATCGTTCCGGGCACAACCGACCCCGTCGAGTCGGTCGAGGAGGCCGCGGAGATCGCCGCCGAGATCGGCTACCCGGTGGCCTTCAAAGCGGCCGGTGGTGGCGGTGGCAAGGGCTTCCGTGTCGCCGAGTCGGAGGACGACCTCGAAAAGGCCTTCGAGGGCGCTTCGCGCGAGGGCGAGAAGTTCTTCGCCGACCCGACCGTCTACATCGAGCGCTACATCCCCGACCCGCGCCACGTCGAGGTCCAAATCCTCGCCGACGACCACGGCAACATCGTCTACCTGTTCGAGCGTGACTGCTCGATCCAGCGGCGCCACCAGAAACTGGTCGAGGAGGCGCCCGGTCCGCTCGTCACGCCAGAGCTGCGCGAGCGGATCGGCCAGATCGGTGTCGAGGCGGCACGCGCCGTCGGCTACCGATCGGCGGGTACGGTCGAGGGCCTGTTGTCCGGCGACCAGTACTACTTCCTGGAGATGAACACCCGCGTGCAGGTTGAGCACTGCGTGACCGAGATGGTCACCGGCGTCGACATCGTGCGCGAGCAAATCCGGATCGCTGCCGGCGAGCCGATCTCCTTCAAGCAGGAGGATCTCGAGATTCGCGGGCACGCGATCGAGTGCCGGATCAACGCAGAGTCAGCCGCCAAGAACTTCGCTCCCGCTCCCGGCAAGATCACGCACTATCGCGAACCGGGCGGTCCGGGAGTGCGCGTCGACTCGGGCGTCGAGGCGGGTTACGAGGTCCTGCCGCTCTACGACCCGATGATCGCGAAACTGATCGTCTGGGACGTCGACCGCGAGGCGGCTACGCGGCGCATGCTGCGCGCCCTCCACGAGTACGAGATCGGGGGCATCCGCACGCTGATCCCGTTCCACAAGAAGCTGCTCGCGACCGAGCAGTGGGCGCGCGGCGAAACCTGCCGTGACCTGCTCGGCGACAAGAAGTGGCTGAAAACCCTCGAGGAGCCGGAGCGCGAGGCAGCCGGTGAAACGGCTCCGAGCGACGAGCCGGCGGAGGGCGAGAAGGTCGAGCGGCGTTACGCGGTGGAGGTCTCGGGGCGCCGCTTCGACGTTCGCGTGATCGGCCCGCCCCCGGCCTTCGCCAGCAATGGTTCAGCCCCGGCGCAAGCTCCGGCGACCCGCAAACCGCCGCAACGGCGCCGTTCGGGATCGTCCTCCAGCGACGGTGCGTCGGGCGAACTCGTTTCGCCAATTCAAGGAACGGTGCTGAAGGTCGCCGTCCAAGAAGGCGCAGAGGTCGAGCAAGGCGCGTTGATCTGCGTGATCGAGGCGATGAAGATGGAGAACGAGATCACCGCGCCGGTCGCTGGCAAGGTCGTCAAGCTCGGCGTGAACGAGGGCGGATCGGTCTCGATCGGCGAGACGATCGCGGTCATTCAGTAG
- a CDS encoding sulfite exporter TauE/SafE family protein: MDPLLVIFGLGVGVLVGLTGIGGGSLMTPLLILVFGVKPVTAIGTDLAYAAITKTVGGYKHWRQRTVDASVCVWMALGSVPAAVGGVYVLQLLESALGDGLDTTLIAALGVTLIVTGLATLVRSIFARRFSAGERSTVEMTARRRLVAVVFGAVVGFVLGVTSAGSGALIAVGLILFFRLTPTRVVGTDVVHAAILLWAAALAHLGAGNVDYGLAAQILVGSVPGVWIGSHLSVRVPTGALRLTLALVLCGGGLGLLAKAGLAVPTAAIALAPITAAVVVATGLLRARRARLGTLETSPHPPRAVESRG, encoded by the coding sequence ATGGATCCGCTGCTCGTCATCTTCGGGCTTGGGGTCGGCGTCCTCGTCGGTCTTACCGGCATCGGCGGGGGATCACTGATGACGCCGTTGCTGATCCTCGTCTTTGGTGTCAAGCCGGTGACAGCGATCGGCACCGATCTCGCCTACGCGGCGATCACGAAGACGGTCGGGGGCTACAAGCATTGGCGGCAGCGCACTGTCGACGCGAGCGTGTGCGTCTGGATGGCGCTCGGTTCGGTACCCGCTGCAGTCGGCGGCGTTTACGTGCTGCAGCTGCTGGAAAGCGCGCTCGGCGACGGTCTCGACACGACCCTCATCGCGGCACTCGGAGTGACCCTGATCGTCACGGGCCTCGCGACGCTCGTGCGCTCGATCTTCGCGCGCCGCTTCTCGGCAGGGGAGCGCTCGACCGTCGAGATGACCGCGCGAAGGCGACTCGTAGCCGTCGTTTTCGGAGCGGTCGTCGGCTTCGTGCTCGGCGTTACATCGGCAGGTAGCGGTGCCCTCATTGCGGTCGGTTTGATCTTGTTCTTTCGCTTGACGCCGACTCGGGTGGTGGGCACCGACGTCGTTCACGCCGCGATCCTGCTGTGGGCCGCAGCGCTTGCGCACCTCGGGGCGGGCAACGTCGACTACGGTCTCGCCGCACAGATCCTTGTCGGATCGGTTCCCGGGGTGTGGATCGGCAGCCACCTGTCGGTGCGCGTTCCGACCGGCGCCTTGCGGCTAACGCTCGCGCTCGTCTTGTGCGGCGGTGGCCTCGGGCTGTTGGCGAAGGCCGGTCTCGCCGTACCGACCGCGGCGATCGCGCTAGCGCCGATCACCGCGGCGGTCGTCGTCGCTACCGGCCTGCTCCGCGCACGCCGCGCGCGTCTCGGCACACTCGAAACGTCCCCCCACCCGCCGCGCGCCGTCGAGTCCCGCGGTTAG
- the cysC gene encoding adenylyl-sulfate kinase, whose protein sequence is MATAAERSPNVVWQRTHVDRAARAARGWCGAVVWLTGLPSSGKSTIAARVEELLVAKGRPAYLLDGDNLRHGLCGDLGFSAADRSENIRRAAHVAALLADAGLVALVALVSPFRADRERARAIAAKAAIPFAEVYVATPPEECERRDPKGLWRRARNGEIQGFTGVDDPYEPPTEPDLVLTPEFAAFEAAQRVLELIERISPTAGPAHAGS, encoded by the coding sequence ATGGCGACGGCCGCTGAGCGCAGCCCGAACGTCGTTTGGCAGCGCACCCACGTCGACCGCGCCGCGCGCGCAGCGCGAGGGTGGTGCGGCGCCGTGGTGTGGCTGACGGGCTTGCCGTCGTCCGGTAAGTCGACGATCGCCGCGCGTGTCGAAGAACTCCTGGTCGCCAAGGGACGACCGGCCTATCTGCTCGACGGTGACAACCTGCGCCACGGGCTGTGCGGAGACCTCGGCTTCTCCGCTGCCGATCGCAGCGAGAACATCCGCCGCGCCGCGCACGTCGCAGCGCTCCTGGCGGACGCGGGCCTGGTCGCTCTGGTCGCGCTGGTCTCGCCGTTCCGCGCCGACCGCGAGCGAGCGCGCGCGATCGCCGCAAAGGCTGCGATCCCGTTCGCCGAGGTCTATGTCGCGACGCCACCCGAGGAGTGCGAACGACGCGACCCGAAGGGACTTTGGCGGCGGGCGCGGAACGGCGAGATCCAGGGTTTCACGGGCGTCGACGACCCCTACGAACCGCCAACCGAACCCGACCTCGTGTTGACACCCGAGTTCGCAGCGTTTGAAGCGGCCCAGCGGGTGCTCGAGCTGATCGAGCGCATCTCGCCAACCGCTGGGCCCGCACACGCCGGCAGCTAG
- a CDS encoding sulfate adenylyltransferase subunit 1, producing MAGAAVNALALDALDPQPVELLRLATAGSVDDGKSTLIGRLLYDAKQIFEDQLEHVVEVSRRRGDGHVNLALLTDGLRAEREQGITIDVAYRYFATPRRKFVLADCPGHEQYTRNMVTGCSTADVAVILVDARRGIVEQSRRHAAIATLLGTPHLIVCVNKMDLVAFDAAVFERIAHEFGELASRLGARDVRFVPISALHGDNVVDRSQRTPWYSGPTLLELLETLPIAADRNLRALRFPVQWVIRPQDDRWHDYRGYAGQVASGIVRVGDEVVVLPSGARSRIAAIETADGALETAYPPLSVTVRLEDDIDVARGDLIAHPSTAPALTRELEATVCWMSEQAATPRARYRLKQTTRSTPARIEAIEHVLDVATLERARDVDRLELNDIAHVRIRTAEPLACDTYRDNRATGAFILIDEQTGETAAAGMVEAVR from the coding sequence ATGGCAGGAGCGGCGGTCAACGCACTCGCCCTCGACGCCCTCGACCCGCAGCCCGTCGAGCTCCTGCGACTGGCGACCGCGGGCTCGGTTGACGACGGCAAGTCGACCTTGATCGGTCGCCTGCTTTACGACGCGAAACAGATCTTCGAAGACCAGCTCGAGCACGTCGTCGAGGTCTCGAGACGGCGTGGCGACGGGCACGTCAACCTCGCGCTGTTGACCGACGGCCTGCGCGCCGAGCGGGAGCAGGGCATCACGATCGACGTCGCTTATCGCTACTTCGCCACGCCGCGGCGGAAGTTCGTGTTGGCCGACTGCCCCGGCCACGAGCAGTACACCCGCAACATGGTCACCGGCTGTTCGACCGCCGACGTGGCGGTGATCCTGGTCGACGCCCGCCGCGGCATCGTCGAGCAGTCACGCCGGCACGCGGCGATCGCCACCCTGCTCGGCACCCCCCACCTGATCGTCTGCGTCAACAAGATGGATCTCGTGGCGTTCGACGCGGCGGTCTTCGAGCGGATCGCCCACGAGTTCGGTGAGCTTGCATCGCGGCTCGGCGCGCGGGACGTGCGCTTCGTCCCGATCTCTGCCCTTCACGGCGACAACGTCGTCGATCGCTCCCAGCGCACTCCCTGGTACTCGGGACCGACCCTGCTCGAACTGCTGGAGACGCTGCCGATCGCTGCCGACCGCAACCTCCGTGCCCTGCGCTTTCCCGTCCAGTGGGTGATCCGCCCGCAGGACGACCGCTGGCACGACTACCGCGGCTACGCGGGACAAGTCGCATCCGGGATAGTGCGCGTAGGCGACGAGGTCGTGGTCCTGCCGTCAGGCGCACGCAGCCGCATAGCCGCCATCGAGACCGCCGACGGAGCGCTCGAGACCGCCTACCCGCCACTCTCCGTGACCGTGCGTTTGGAGGATGACATCGACGTAGCCCGGGGAGACCTGATCGCTCACCCCTCCACCGCACCAGCACTGACGCGCGAGCTCGAAGCGACCGTCTGCTGGATGTCCGAACAGGCGGCGACACCACGTGCTCGCTATCGGCTAAAGCAGACGACGCGCTCGACACCGGCACGGATCGAGGCAATCGAACACGTGCTGGACGTCGCGACGCTCGAGCGTGCCCGTGATGTCGATCGACTCGAGCTCAACGACATCGCGCACGTTCGCATCCGCACCGCCGAGCCGTTGGCCTGCGACACCTACCGCGACAACCGCGCAACCGGCGCCTTCATCCTGATCGACGAGCAGACCGGGGAGACGGCGGCAGCGGGCATGGTCGAAGCGGTGCGCTGA
- the cysD gene encoding sulfate adenylyltransferase subunit CysD, with protein sequence MRTTRMKPEETLNETLPSGHAALEHVSTQLRAHDPSAGSRNVPVVSHLRALEAEAIHVLREAAAELSPGVLLFSGGKDSAVLLHLAHKAFWPARIPFAVMHVDTGHNFPEVLEYRDRMVEQYQCELIVASVQESIDRGRVREERGPRASRNRLQAVTLLDAIEEHGFRCAFGGARRDEERARAKERIFSLRDDFGQWDPRRQRPELWNLYNTFLRPGEHMRVFPLSNWTELDVWRYIREQGIELPSIYFAHRRQVFERDGMLYALSPYVQLLPGDEPFEETVRFRTVGDMTCTGAVRSRAATLDEVIAEIAATRVTERGETRADDRISDAAMEDRKREGYF encoded by the coding sequence GTGCGGACTACACGGATGAAGCCGGAGGAGACGCTCAACGAAACGCTTCCCAGTGGGCACGCGGCGCTCGAGCACGTGTCGACCCAGCTGCGCGCGCACGACCCTTCCGCAGGGTCTCGCAACGTCCCGGTGGTCTCGCACCTGCGAGCACTCGAGGCCGAAGCGATTCACGTGCTGCGCGAGGCCGCTGCCGAACTCAGCCCGGGCGTGCTCCTCTTCTCTGGTGGTAAGGACTCAGCCGTCCTGCTGCACCTAGCCCACAAGGCTTTCTGGCCCGCCCGCATCCCGTTCGCGGTGATGCACGTCGACACCGGGCACAACTTCCCCGAGGTGCTCGAGTACCGCGATCGGATGGTCGAGCAGTATCAGTGCGAGCTGATCGTTGCCTCCGTTCAGGAGTCGATCGACCGTGGGCGTGTGAGGGAGGAGCGGGGACCGCGCGCGTCGCGCAATCGCCTGCAAGCAGTGACGCTGCTCGATGCGATCGAGGAGCACGGCTTTCGGTGCGCCTTCGGAGGGGCGCGTCGCGACGAGGAACGAGCCAGAGCCAAGGAGCGCATCTTCTCGTTGCGCGACGACTTCGGGCAGTGGGATCCGCGCCGTCAACGTCCGGAGCTTTGGAACCTCTACAACACGTTCCTCCGCCCGGGCGAGCACATGCGCGTCTTTCCGCTCTCGAACTGGACGGAGCTGGACGTGTGGCGCTACATCCGCGAGCAGGGGATCGAACTGCCGTCGATCTACTTCGCGCACCGCCGGCAGGTGTTCGAGCGCGACGGCATGCTCTACGCGCTCTCCCCGTACGTGCAGCTACTACCCGGCGACGAGCCGTTCGAGGAGACCGTTCGCTTCCGAACGGTCGGTGACATGACCTGCACCGGCGCTGTCCGTTCGCGAGCAGCCACGCTCGATGAGGTGATCGCCGAGATCGCCGCGACCCGCGTAACCGAGCGCGGCGAGACACGCGCCGACGATCGCATCAGCGACGCGGCGATGGAAGACCGCAAACGCGAGGGCTACTTCTGA
- a CDS encoding phosphoadenylyl-sulfate reductase, producing MSGGATAARELPAGLDAASVEQMSAEQLLAFVIEQFHPRLYVACSFQKEASVIMDIALRISPEVRFFTLDTGLLFPETYHTWRRLEQRYGIAIDVYQGPSLARQAVLHGDKLWERDPDACCGLRKVAPLKQALARVDCWVTGIRRDQSPTRANTPKLHWDERHGLWKANPLADWSDKDVWRYIAAHEVPYNPLHDRGYESIGCTHCTRPGSGREGRWYGHAKTECGLHG from the coding sequence ATGAGTGGCGGGGCGACAGCCGCGCGCGAGCTCCCTGCCGGCCTCGACGCTGCAAGCGTCGAGCAAATGTCGGCCGAGCAGCTGCTCGCCTTCGTGATCGAGCAGTTCCATCCGCGCCTCTACGTCGCCTGCTCGTTCCAGAAGGAGGCGTCGGTGATCATGGACATCGCGCTGCGCATCTCTCCCGAGGTGCGCTTCTTCACGCTCGACACCGGCCTCCTCTTCCCCGAGACCTACCACACCTGGCGGCGCCTCGAGCAGCGCTACGGCATCGCCATCGACGTCTACCAAGGCCCGTCGTTGGCTCGCCAAGCAGTGCTCCACGGCGACAAGCTCTGGGAGCGCGATCCCGACGCCTGCTGCGGCTTGCGCAAGGTCGCGCCGCTGAAACAAGCACTCGCGCGAGTCGACTGTTGGGTGACCGGCATTCGCCGCGACCAGTCGCCGACGCGGGCGAACACGCCCAAGTTGCATTGGGACGAGCGGCACGGGCTGTGGAAAGCGAACCCGCTAGCTGACTGGTCGGACAAGGACGTCTGGCGCTACATCGCTGCTCACGAGGTGCCTTACAACCCCCTGCACGATCGCGGCTACGAGTCGATCGGCTGCACGCACTGCACGCGACCTGGCAGCGGACGCGAAGGCCGCTGGTACGGGCACGCCAAAACCGAGTGCGGACTACACGGATGA
- a CDS encoding nitrite/sulfite reductase has protein sequence MEATTSNKGSGRGSLASPERTYENVPGHVIPILEEELQDFETQATRFLRGELDPDRFLARRLKQGVYGQRQADVHMVRVKLPFGGVTPDQLDALGDVAARWAPLGKGHITTRQNVQFHHVPLVHATELLQFIGRVGLSTREACGNTVRNVTGDPWAGVCPDEPFDITPYAAAFVRYFVRNPVCQDMPRKFKVSFSASDDDRAVSLIHDLGFIPRVRDGVRGVEVRTGGGTSIMARLGGTLYDFVALDNGDYLKVSEAIMRIFDRQEWLRKNRARARLKFLVDKVGIEEFRAMVEEELRGEWVAERNFDPHPLLLLHDEEANAPAPRSSYAAPNGDSPEFERFLEANVRPQRQAGFCTVEVKVPRGDLAPAQFRGLAQIMREYTGGYARTSIQQNLVLRWVREEAVYEVWQRLCELGLGDAGAHEVTDVVSCPGTDSCKLGITASMGLNRAVQERVEQLGITDPLTRRVHIKISGCPNGCGQHHLGTIGFYGASLKIGDKQLPAYVAHVGGRYEHGETAFGQRLKVRLPAKRVPDAVERWLRLYEREREAGETFARFVDRVGTKPFEDAVRDLALPVDFNLENLAMFIDWNRREPFKVVRGEGECAAG, from the coding sequence TTGGAGGCGACTACCAGCAACAAGGGCTCCGGTCGCGGGTCGCTCGCGAGCCCCGAGCGAACCTACGAGAACGTCCCCGGCCACGTGATCCCGATCCTGGAGGAAGAGCTCCAGGACTTCGAAACCCAGGCGACGCGCTTTCTGCGCGGCGAACTCGATCCCGACCGCTTCCTCGCGCGGCGCCTGAAGCAGGGCGTCTACGGCCAGCGCCAGGCTGACGTCCACATGGTGCGCGTGAAGCTTCCGTTCGGTGGCGTCACACCGGACCAGCTTGATGCGCTCGGCGATGTCGCAGCGCGGTGGGCCCCGCTCGGCAAGGGCCACATCACGACGCGGCAGAACGTGCAGTTCCACCACGTACCGCTGGTCCACGCAACCGAGCTGCTCCAGTTCATCGGCCGGGTCGGACTTTCGACACGCGAGGCCTGCGGCAACACCGTCCGCAACGTGACGGGCGATCCGTGGGCTGGGGTCTGCCCCGACGAACCTTTCGACATCACGCCCTACGCCGCGGCCTTCGTCCGCTACTTCGTGCGCAACCCGGTGTGCCAGGACATGCCGCGCAAGTTCAAGGTTTCGTTCAGCGCCAGCGACGACGACCGCGCGGTGTCGCTGATCCACGACCTCGGCTTCATACCGCGCGTGCGCGACGGCGTGCGCGGCGTCGAAGTGCGAACGGGTGGGGGAACCTCGATCATGGCTCGACTCGGGGGAACCCTCTACGACTTCGTCGCGCTCGACAACGGCGACTATCTCAAGGTCTCCGAGGCGATCATGCGGATCTTCGATCGCCAGGAGTGGCTGCGCAAGAACCGGGCACGCGCGCGCCTCAAGTTCCTGGTCGACAAGGTCGGTATCGAGGAGTTCCGCGCGATGGTCGAGGAAGAGCTGCGCGGCGAGTGGGTCGCCGAGCGGAACTTCGATCCGCATCCGTTGCTCTTGCTCCACGACGAGGAGGCCAACGCACCGGCGCCGCGCAGTTCTTACGCAGCTCCGAACGGCGACTCACCGGAGTTCGAGCGTTTCCTCGAGGCCAATGTGCGACCGCAGCGGCAAGCCGGCTTCTGCACCGTCGAGGTGAAGGTGCCGCGCGGCGATCTCGCGCCGGCGCAGTTCCGTGGTCTCGCGCAGATCATGCGGGAGTACACAGGTGGCTACGCGCGCACCTCGATCCAGCAGAACCTGGTGCTGCGGTGGGTGCGCGAGGAGGCCGTTTATGAGGTGTGGCAGCGGCTTTGCGAGCTCGGTCTCGGCGATGCCGGGGCACACGAAGTGACGGATGTCGTCAGCTGCCCGGGAACCGATTCCTGCAAGCTCGGGATCACTGCCTCGATGGGGCTCAACCGGGCTGTTCAAGAACGCGTCGAGCAGCTCGGAATCACCGACCCGCTGACTCGACGCGTGCACATCAAGATCTCCGGTTGTCCGAACGGGTGCGGCCAGCACCATCTCGGCACGATCGGTTTCTACGGGGCCTCGCTGAAGATCGGCGATAAGCAGCTGCCCGCGTACGTCGCACACGTCGGCGGCCGCTACGAACACGGGGAGACGGCGTTCGGTCAGCGTCTCAAGGTGCGCTTGCCGGCGAAGCGCGTGCCCGACGCCGTGGAGCGTTGGCTCCGCCTCTACGAGCGCGAGCGCGAGGCGGGCGAAACGTTCGCTCGCTTCGTCGACCGAGTGGGCACCAAGCCGTTCGAGGACGCCGTCCGCGACCTCGCCTTACCGGTCGACTTCAACCTCGAAAACCTCGCGATGTTCATCGACTGGAATCGCCGCGAACCGTTCAAGGTCGTACGCGGCGAGGGGGAGTGCGCCGCCGGATGA
- a CDS encoding rhodanese-like domain-containing protein: MSGTSTKADTITARELADRLARGEVDLVDVRSPEEYERGRIAGAVHRTADELAADPGDLGTRKLVVFYCRSGERSAPVADAFVASGRKAASLEGGLEAWAQAGLELDPPDGEVAPYIFLPPS; this comes from the coding sequence GTGAGCGGCACGAGCACCAAAGCTGACACGATCACTGCGCGCGAGCTCGCCGATCGGCTGGCGCGCGGCGAGGTCGATCTCGTCGACGTCCGCTCGCCGGAGGAGTACGAGCGTGGCCGCATTGCGGGAGCCGTACACCGCACTGCCGACGAGCTGGCGGCCGACCCCGGCGACCTGGGGACACGCAAGTTGGTCGTCTTCTACTGCCGCTCGGGCGAGCGCTCGGCACCGGTCGCCGATGCCTTCGTGGCTTCCGGACGCAAAGCCGCGTCTTTGGAGGGCGGTCTGGAAGCGTGGGCGCAAGCCGGTCTCGAGTTGGACCCGCCGGACGGTGAGGTAGCTCCCTACATCTTTCTGCCGCCCAGCTGA
- a CDS encoding glycosyltransferase 87 family protein, with product MRRREWAAWAAFALAVWIPTMFAWPWWAGGLHSDVPTLRRYGLALASGSLPYRDFPFEYPPLGALALALPALGGSGSFRTLFGLQQLAALAVTAWALTRVVASHTRGVTAAFTIAGLPLLLGTVAWVHFDLVAVACTALAAERLLAGRWRACGLLLGAGALVKLFPLAALAPACAYLWARTGRRAAIELASCAALVVLGGAGVAALLSPPGALHVLLYHLERPLEIESVWALALAIGSLLGGDARVVFSHASVGIQGSGAGLLAGASSTITLLAVAATAAAAASAGRRGRNRDSAIFVLAAPLALVAFGKVLSPQFLVWGWPLIALCWARGRYALALIGAAAQLLTLVEFPHHFARLAALDPLVILLTLLRDLTLVAFFSGLLYARRERLAATVPSLRALAR from the coding sequence GTGCGCCGGCGCGAGTGGGCGGCTTGGGCGGCCTTTGCTCTCGCCGTATGGATACCCACGATGTTCGCCTGGCCCTGGTGGGCGGGTGGTCTGCACAGCGACGTCCCGACGCTACGTCGCTACGGACTTGCACTCGCCAGCGGGTCCCTCCCCTACCGGGACTTTCCGTTCGAGTACCCGCCGCTGGGCGCACTCGCGCTGGCTCTGCCCGCGCTCGGTGGGTCGGGATCTTTCCGCACATTGTTCGGACTCCAGCAGCTGGCTGCGCTGGCCGTCACAGCCTGGGCGCTCACGCGCGTCGTCGCCTCCCATACCCGAGGCGTCACGGCCGCCTTCACGATCGCCGGCCTACCGTTGCTGCTAGGCACGGTCGCCTGGGTCCACTTCGACCTGGTGGCGGTCGCCTGCACGGCGCTGGCCGCTGAGCGACTGCTCGCCGGCCGCTGGCGCGCGTGCGGTTTGCTGCTAGGCGCTGGAGCGCTTGTGAAGCTCTTCCCGTTGGCCGCACTTGCACCCGCCTGCGCCTATCTGTGGGCGCGAACAGGCAGGCGCGCGGCTATCGAGCTCGCAAGCTGTGCTGCGCTGGTGGTTCTGGGCGGGGCCGGGGTTGCGGCTCTTTTGTCGCCGCCGGGCGCACTCCACGTGCTCCTCTACCACCTGGAACGCCCACTGGAAATAGAGAGTGTGTGGGCGCTCGCGCTGGCAATTGGCAGCCTGCTCGGCGGTGACGCAAGGGTGGTGTTCAGCCACGCGTCCGTCGGGATCCAGGGTTCGGGCGCGGGCTTGCTAGCGGGCGCTTCATCGACGATCACACTTTTGGCCGTTGCGGCGACCGCGGCCGCCGCAGCTAGCGCGGGGCGCAGGGGAAGAAACCGCGATAGCGCGATTTTCGTGCTCGCGGCTCCGCTTGCGTTGGTCGCCTTCGGGAAGGTGCTCTCGCCGCAATTCCTGGTATGGGGTTGGCCGCTGATCGCTCTTTGCTGGGCTCGCGGGCGGTATGCGCTCGCGCTGATCGGCGCGGCGGCTCAGCTGCTCACGCTGGTCGAATTCCCTCACCACTTCGCGCGGCTGGCGGCGCTCGACCCGCTGGTGATCCTGTTGACACTGCTTCGTGACCTCACCCTCGTCGCTTTCTTCTCGGGGCTGCTGTATGCGCGCCGCGAACGACTCGCCGCGACGGTGCCGTCCTTGCGCGCGCTCGCTCGCTAG